The genomic segment CGCGTCAGCGGCCAGCTCGTCGTGTCGTGGCCCCCGCGGGAGCGACGGCCGGCACCCACCACCCCGCCGGGACATCCGGTTCTTCTCACAGTCCTTCTCGTAGTTCGCCGCGCAGCTTGGTCAAGGCGCGGGTCAGCAGGCGCGACACGTGCATCTGGGAGATGCCGATGTGGTCGGCGATCTGCGACTGGGTCAGGTTGCCGTAGAAGCGCAGCGTCAGGATCTTCTGCTCGCGCTCGTCGAGCGTGGCCAGCGCCGGCCCGAGCGCGACCCGGGTCTCGGCCAGCTCGAACTCCGCGTCCTCACCGCCGATCGTGTCGCCGAGCGACGTGGTGCCATCGGCGCTGACGGGGGTGGAGAGGGAGGCGGTGTTGTAGGCCCGCGCGCCTTCCAGGCCTTCCAGCACGTCCTCCTCGGTGACGCCCAGGTGGGCGGCGACGTCGGCCACGGTGGGCGAGCGGCCCAGAGTGGTGGTGAGGGTCGCGTTGGCCTCGGTGATCGCCAGGCGCAACTCCTGCAGGCGCCGCGGCACCCGGACCGACCAGGTGCGGTCGCGGAAGTGGCGTTTGATCTCGCCGATGATGGTGGGGATGGCGTAGCCGGCGAAGTCGACGCCGCGTGCCGGGTCGAACTTGTCGACCGCCTTGATCAGGCCGATCGTGGCCGTCTGGACCAGGTCGTCGGTGGGTTCGCCGCGGCCCGCGTAGCGGTGGGCCAAGTGGCGGGCCAGGGGCAACCAGGCCTCGA from the Paractinoplanes abujensis genome contains:
- a CDS encoding RNA polymerase sigma factor SigF, which encodes MTVRTKVPETASELLVTLSQHPDRPRLREEAIEAWLPLARHLAHRYAGRGEPTDDLVQTATIGLIKAVDKFDPARGVDFAGYAIPTIIGEIKRHFRDRTWSVRVPRRLQELRLAITEANATLTTTLGRSPTVADVAAHLGVTEEDVLEGLEGARAYNTASLSTPVSADGTTSLGDTIGGEDAEFELAETRVALGPALATLDEREQKILTLRFYGNLTQSQIADHIGISQMHVSRLLTRALTKLRGELREGL